A window of the Brassica oleracea var. oleracea cultivar TO1000 chromosome C1, BOL, whole genome shotgun sequence genome harbors these coding sequences:
- the LOC106341286 gene encoding LRR receptor-like serine/threonine-protein kinase RPK2 — protein MTTTTTILPTSEGDPFLSVVRFTSQLAEASEPEIARLCKEAEEFIVARKWLELASLLVASAELASSKISQKDFECTYSIICSIVKNANSPEDDVLDMVKVISAKLVQQPNDKASLRLKILFNLYSLLDHPYARFQVYMKALTLALEGKVTEYIIPSFKKIDSFLEEWNIDIKDQRELFLAVTNVLRENKSLVKESLKFLTKYLATFSKEDAQALGEAKEGAVCAVIAFVKASSIFQCDLLDLPAVAQLEKDPKYAPVYQLLKIFLTQRLNAYREFQTANSECLQSYGLVDEDCVTKMRLLSLVHLASDEFGKIPYTSIKDTLQLKGEEVEPWIVKATTAKLIDCKIDQINQVVIISRCSERKFGSDGFSPPRKMPPIILFSFWLLCIITCLPGRITVLADSDKSVLLRFKETVSDPGSILASWVNESEDYCSWFGVSCDSTSRVMALNISGSGSDKGSSKISRNRFTCADIGKFPLYGFGIRRVCAGKLGTLVGNLPSVIVGLTELRVLSLPFNSFSGEIPVGIWGMEKLEVLDLEGNLMTGSLPVQFTGLRSLRVMNLGFNRFSGEIPSSLQNLSKLEILNLGGNKLNGTVPGFVGRFRVVHLLLNWLEGSLPKDIGDNCGKLEHLDLSGNFLSGRIPESLGSCRGLKSLLLYMNTLEETIPSEFGNLGKLEVLDVSKNTLSGPLPAELGNCSSLCVLVLSNLYNVYEDISSVRGESDQLPGADLTSMTEDFNFYQGGIPEEITRLPKLKILWVPRATLEGRFPGDWGSCQSLEMVNLGQNFFKGEIPVGLSKCNNLRLLDLSSNVLTGELLKEMSVPCMSVFDVGGNSLSGLIPEFLSNTTTSCPPVVYFDGFSIESYNTDPSSVYLSFFTEKAQVGASLTAVGGDGGPAVFHNFADNNFTGTLKSVPLAQERLGKSISYIFSGGGNQLYGQFPGNLFDSCDKLKAVYVNVSFNKLSGRIPEGLSNMCPSLKILDASLNQIFGPIPSSLGDLASLVALNLSWNQLQGHIPGSVGKKMNALTFLSFANNNLKGQIPESFGQLHSLQVLDLSSNYLSGGIPHGFVNLKNLTVLLLNNNNLSGQIPTGFSTFAVFNVSSNNMSGPVPPTNGLTKCSSVVGNMYLQPCRVFSLTTPSSDPRGPMADSSTQDYASSPVENAPSQNSGRDGFNSLEIASIASASAIVSVLIALVILFFYTRKWHPKSKVMATTKREVTMFMDMGVAITFDNVVRATGNFNANNLIGNGGFGATYRAVISQEVIVAIKRLSIGRFQGVQQFHAEIKTLGRLRHPNLVTLIGYHASETEMFLVYNYLPGGNLEKFIQERSTRAVDWRNLHKIALDIARALAYLHDQCVPRVLHRDVKPSNILLDNDHNAYLSDFGLARLLGTSETHATTGVAGTFGYVAPEYAMTCRVSDKADVYSYGVVLLELLSDKKALDPSFVSYGNGFNIVQWGCMLLKQGRAKEFFTAGLWDAGPHDDLVEVLHLAVICTVDSLSTRPTMKQVVRRLKQLQPPY, from the exons ATTTTGAGTGTACATACAGCATCATTTGCAGCATTGTCAAGAATGCCAATAGCCCTGAGGATGATGTCCTGGATATGGTGAAAGTTATTTCTGCTAAGCTTGTTCAGCAACCAAATGATAAAGCTTCACTTCGTTTGAAGAT CCTCTTCAATCTATATAGCCTTCTGGACCACCCGTATGCTCGTTTTCAAGTCTACATGAAAGCTCTTACACTGGCCCTTGAAGGGAAGGTTACCGAGTACATAATTCCTTCTTTTAAGAAGATTGATAGTTTTTTGGAAGAGTGGAATATTGACATTAAAGACCAGAGGGAACTCTTCCTTGCCGTTACTAATGTGCTGAGAGAAAATAAAAG CTTGGTGAAAGAATCCCTTAAGTTCTTGACAAAGTATTTAGCGACTTTCTCGAAAGAGGATGCTCAGGCCTTAGGTGAAGCTAAGGAAGGGGCTGTGTGTGCAGTTATTGCATTTGTAAAGGCTTCCAGCATCTTCCAG TGTGATTTATTGGACTTGCCAGCCGTAGCACAACTAGAGAAGGATCCTAAATATGCACCAGTTTACCAGCTGCTGAAGATCTTTCTAACTCAGAGGCTTAATGCTTACAGGGAATTCCAAACTGCAAATTCAGAATGTCTGCAAAGCTATG GACTTGTCGATGAAGATTGTGTAACAAAGATGAGATTGTTGTCACTAGTGCACTTAGCGTCTGATGAATTTGGCAAAATACCTTACACCTCAATTAAAGACACTCTACAG TTAAAGGGGGAGGAGGTTGAACCATGGATCGTGAAGGCAACAACTGCGAAGCTGATTGATTGTAAAATTGATCAGATAAACCAAGTTGTCATTATCAG CCGCTGTTCTGAGCGTAAATTCGGATCAGATGGCTTTTCTCCCCCAAGAAAGATGCCTCCGATCATATTGTTCTCTTTCTGGTTACTCTGTATCATAACCTGTCTCCCCGGAAGAATCACAGTATTAGCTGATTCGGACAAATCGGTGCTGCTTCGGTTTAAGGAAACGGTATCGGATCCTGGTTCGATTCTAGCTAGTTGGGTCAATGAGAGCGAAGACTACTGCTCCTGGTTTGGCGTATCTTGCGACTCGACCTCCCGAGTCATGGCTCTTAACATCAGTGGCTCTGGAAGCGATAAGGGGAGCTCTAAAATTAGTCGAAACCGTTTCACTTGTGCTGATATTGGCAAGTTTCCTCTGTATGGGTTTGGTATTCGGAGGGTTTGCGCCGGAAAGCTTGGGACTTTGGTTGGGAATTTGCCTTCTGTCATCGTGGGTCTCACAGAACTTAGGGTTTTGTCTCTACCCTTCAATTCGTTTAGCGGAGAGATTCCTGTTGGAATCTGGGGAATGGAGAAGCTGGAAGTTCTTGATCTTGAAGGGAATTTGATGACCGGGTCATTGCCTGTTCAGTTTACGGGGCTACGGAGTTTGCGGGTCATGAATCTAGGGTTTAACAGATTTTCAGGTGAAATCCCTAGTTCTCTGCAGAATCTTTCCAAGTTGGAGATTCTGAACTTAGGTGGTAACAAGCTTAATGGAACTGTTCCTGGTTTTGTCGGGAGATTCAGAGTGGTGCACTTGCTGTTAAACTGGCTTGAAGGCTCTCTGCCTAAAGATATTGGTGATAACTGTGGGAAGCTTGAGCATTTGGATCTGTCTGGTAATTTCTTATCTGGGAGAATTCCAGAGAGTTTGGGGAGTTGTCGTGGTTTGAAGTCATTGTTGTTGTATATGAATACGTTGGAAGAGACCATCCCTTCAGAGTTTGGGAATCTTGGGAAGCTTGAGGTTTTGGATGTTTCGAAGAACACTCTTAGTGGTCCGTTACCTGCAGAGCTTGGGAATTGCTCTTCCTTGTGTGTTCTTGTGCTATCGAACCTGTACAATGTGTATGAAGACATTAGCAGCGTCAGAGGGGAGTCAGATCAACTGCCAGGCGCTGATTTAACCTCCATGACCGAAGATTTCAATTTCTATCAAGGAGGGATTCCGGAGGAAATCACTAGGCTTCCGAAGCTAAAGATACTTTGGGTGCCGAGAGCTACGTTAGAAGGGAGGTTTCCAGGAGATTGGGGTTCATGTCAAAGCTTGGAGATGGTTAATTTGGGTCAGAACTTCTTTAAGGGGGAGATTCCTGTAGGGCTTAGTAAATGCAATAACCTTCGTCTTCTTGATTTGAGCTCGAATGTGCTTACCGGAGAGCTTCTCAAAGAGATGTCGGTTCCCTGCATGAGTGTCTTTGACGTGGGCGGAAACAGCTTATCGGGTTTAATCCCGGAGTTTCTCAGCAATACCACAACCTCTTGTCCTCCTGTTGTTTACTTTGACGGGTTTTCTATCGAATCCTATAACACTGACCCTTCGTCTGTGTATCTCTCCTTCTTCACCGAGAAGGCTCAAGTTGGAGCTTCCCTGACTGCTGTTGGAGGTGACGGAGGCCCGGCTGTGTTTCATAACTTCGCAGACAACAACTTCACTGGAACTCTCAAGTCTGTACCTCTTGCGCAAGAGCGGTTGGGAAAGAGTATCTCTTACATATTTTCTGGTGGAGGGAATCAGTTGTACGGGCAATTCCCTGGGAATCTGTTTGATAGCTGCGACAAACTCAAAGCTGTTTACGTCAACGTAAGCTTCAACAAGCTCTCAGGTCGGATTCCTGAAGGGCTCAGCAACATGTGCCCTTCTCTTAAGATTCTTGATGCTTCCTTGAATCAGATCTTTGGGCCAATTCCATCGAGCCTCGGGGATCTTGCTTCGCTTGTTGCACTTAATCTGAGCTGGAATCAGTTGCAAGGTCATATACCGGGAAGCGTGGGGAAGAAGATGAATGCTTTGACGTTTCTTTCGTTTGCGAATAATAACCTGAAGGGGCAAATCCCTGAGAGTTTTGGTCAGTTGCATTCCCTGCAAGTTCTTGATCTCTCTTCAAATTATCTATCCGGCGGTATTCCTCATGGTTTCGTCAACTTGAAGAATCTCACTGTGCTGCTTCTCAACAATAACAACCTCTCTGGACAAATCCCCACGGGTTTCTCTACTTTTGCGGTTTTCAATGTCTCCTCCAACAATATGTCAGGTCCTGTTCCTCCAACCAATGGATTGACCAAATGCAGCAGTGTGGTCGGAAACATGTATCTTCAGCCTTGCCGTGTGTTCTCTCTGACAACACCATCTTCGGATCCCAGAGGCCCCATGGCAGATTCTAGCACGCAGGATTACGCATCTTCCCCTGTCGAAAACGCTCCGTCTCAGAACTCGGGAAGAGACGGGTTCAACTCGCTAGAGATTGCTTCCATAGCATCTGCGTCAGCCATTGTCTCAGTTCTGATCGCTCTTGTGATTCTCTTCTTCTACACGAGGAAATGGCATCCGAAATCGAAGGTCATGGCTACTACAAAACGAGAAGTCACTATGTTCATGGACATGGGAGTTGCAATAACCTTCGACAACGTTGTTAGAGCCACGGGAAACTTCAATGCGAACAATCTGATCGGTAACGGTGGGTTTGGAGCAACGTACAGAGCTGTAATCTCTCAAGAGGTTATCGTCGCTATCAAGCGCCTCTCTATCGGACGGTTCCAAGGCGTCCAACAGTTCCATGCAGAGATCAAAACACTAGGTAGGCTTAGGCACCCGAATCTCGTGACTCTCATTGGTTACCACGCAAGCGAAACCGAGATGTTCTTGGTTTACAACTATCTCCCTGGAGGCAACCTGGAGAAGTTCATTCAAGAGCGATCCACAAGAGCTGTAGATTGGAGAAATCTTCACAAGATCGCTCTTGACATAGCTAGAGCTCTCGCTTACCTCCACGACCAATGCGTCCCACGTGTTCTTCACCGTGATGTCAAACCAAGCAACATCCTCTTAGACAATGATCACAACGCATATTTATCGGACTTTGGATTAGCGAGGTTGCTCGGGACATCAGAGACGCACGCAACAACGGGCGTGGCTGGTACGTTCGGATATGTAGCGCCTGAGTACGCGATGACTTGCCGGGTTTCAGATAAAGCGGATGTTTACAGCTACGGAGTGGTGCTTCTGGAGCTGCTTTCAGACAAGAAAGCGCTTGATCCGTCGTTTGTTTCGTACGGTAATGGATTCAACATTGTGCAGTGGGGTTGTATGTTGTTGAAACAAGGACGGGCCAAGGAGTTTTTCACGGCAGGGTTATGGGATGCTGGTCCGCACGATGATCTCGTTGAGGTTCTGCATTTAGCGGTTATTTGTACTGTGGATTCTCTATCGACGAGGCCAACGATGAAGCAAGTTGTACGGCGGTTGAAGCAGCTTCAGCCGCCGTATTAG